In Seonamhaeicola sp. S2-3, the genomic window ACCAATTGTGTAGTTCTGCTACCTCCCTTAGGAAAAAATTTAACTAATTGAATAACATAATCATCTTTTCGGTCTCTACCTAAAACCCAACCGCGTTCAAGAATTTTGTCATGTACCATTTTAAAATGACTTATTTCTTCTTTTACAAGGGCTACCATTTCCTGAACCAACTCTGTGTATTCTGGAAAACTAACAATTAAAGATATAGCTGTACTAGTTGCCTTTTGTTCACAAAAAGCATGGTCTGTTAAAATTTCTTCAATATTTTTTTCAACTATATTAACCCATCTTGGGTCTGTTGGTAATTTAAGTCCTAGCATAATTTATCTTATTCAATAACCTGTTTTGTTAATTTCAATGGTATAAATCTCTTTTAAATAGATTCTATAAACGCCTTTATACATCTAAATTAAAAGTTTTTTTTAGAAGCTCAATATTTGGATTTTTTTCTTTTAATTTTTCATATTTTTCAATAGGCGTGTAGGCGTACTGCTTTTCCATTACTTCATTAACCGTAATGGATAAATTGATATCATAATTACTTAGTGATTTTCTAATAAAGGCTAACAAATCATACTGATTGCGCTCAACTTCTATTTTATTTGTAGAGTTAGGAAACTCTAAGTGTATAACAGTGTCTTTTACTTTTGGAGTGTCTATTGATAAAATAGAAGCTAAATTGCGCTTTCCTTGGCTTTGTAAATTATCAATATATGTATTCCAAACTTTTATTAGTTCTTGTTCTGTAAAAGGTTCTTTTGGCAAATCTTCTTCATCAATAACAACATTCATTTGTTTTATTTGATGCTCTTTTTTTGCTTTTAAACTTTTTAAAGAAAGACCCGAGGTACGTTTTTTTTCTTGCTTTAATACAATCTTTGGTGGTTCTTTTACTTGAAATGATTTAATTGGGTTATTATCATCTTCATTAACTAATGCTTTCTCTTTATTTTCTTTTGAAATAGTATTATTTGATTGCTTAGGAACCGATACTGGAACTGGAGTAATACCCTTATTTTTAAAATAAGAAGCAGGAATTATGTAATGTTTGCTATTTTTTTTTTCTCCATCAAAAGTGATAGAGGCAAGTTGCATTAAACAAAGTTCAACCAGGAGGCGCTGGTTTTTACTGTTTTTATACTTGAGATCACAGTCGTTTGCTAAATCAATTCCTTTTATTAAAAATTCCCTACTAGCTTTTCTAGATTGTTCTAAATACTTTTGTTTAGTTTCATCACCAACTTCTAAAAGTTTTATGGTGTTTTCGGTTTTACTAACAAGTAAATCTCTAAAGTGCGATGCTAAACCAGAAATATAGTGATGCCCATCAAAACCTTTTGAGAGTGTGTTATTAAAAAGTAGTAGTAATTCTGGAATTTTATTTTCTAAAATTAAATCGGTGCTTTTAAAATAAGTTTCATAATCAAGCACATTTAAATTTTCTGTAACAGCTTTTCTGGTTAGGTTTTTACCAGAAAAACTCACAACCCTATCAAATATAGATAGTGCATCGCGCATAGCACCATCTGCTTTTTGAGCTATAATGTGTAGGGCGTCATCTTCAGCTTCAATATTTTGCTCTTTAGCTATATGTTTTAAATACTCTTTAGCATCTTTTACTGTAATACGTTTAAAATCAAAAATTTGACAACGCGATAAAATAGTTGGTATTATTTTATGTTTTTCAGTAGTTGCTAAAATAAAAATACAGTGTTTTGGTGGTTCTTCTAATGTTTTAAGAAACGCATTAAAAGCTGCTTGAGAAAGCATGTGTACCTCATCAATAATATACACTTTATATTTACCAACTTGTGGAGGAATTCTAACCTGGTCTGTTAAATTTCTAATATCATCAACCGAGTTGTTTGATGCTGCATCTAACTCAAAAATATTAAAAGCAAAGTCTTCTTCAGTTTCATTTCCATCGCTATTAATCATTTTAGCAAGAATACGCGCACAAGTAGTTTTGCCTACACCTCTAGGACCTGTAAAAAGTAATGCTTGTGCTAAATGATTGTTTTCAATAGCATTTAAAAGGGTATTTGTAATAGCCTGTTGGCCAACAACATCTTTAAAAGACTGTGGTCTGTATTTTCTGGCAGATACTACAAAATGTTCCAATTTAACTGAATTTAAGTACTATTTATGAATATAACAAAGTTAAAAATTCAATTAAAAAATTTGAATTTTGAAGTCAGAATTTAATAGGAGTTATTAACAACGAAATTAAAGAGGTAGGCGTGAGAGTTTTATACCTACCTCTATAATATAATAATCAACACTTACTTTTTAATGATAATAGTTTTGGTTATGGTGCTATT contains:
- the dnaX gene encoding DNA polymerase III subunit gamma/tau yields the protein MEHFVVSARKYRPQSFKDVVGQQAITNTLLNAIENNHLAQALLFTGPRGVGKTTCARILAKMINSDGNETEEDFAFNIFELDAASNNSVDDIRNLTDQVRIPPQVGKYKVYIIDEVHMLSQAAFNAFLKTLEEPPKHCIFILATTEKHKIIPTILSRCQIFDFKRITVKDAKEYLKHIAKEQNIEAEDDALHIIAQKADGAMRDALSIFDRVVSFSGKNLTRKAVTENLNVLDYETYFKSTDLILENKIPELLLLFNNTLSKGFDGHHYISGLASHFRDLLVSKTENTIKLLEVGDETKQKYLEQSRKASREFLIKGIDLANDCDLKYKNSKNQRLLVELCLMQLASITFDGEKKNSKHYIIPASYFKNKGITPVPVSVPKQSNNTISKENKEKALVNEDDNNPIKSFQVKEPPKIVLKQEKKRTSGLSLKSLKAKKEHQIKQMNVVIDEEDLPKEPFTEQELIKVWNTYIDNLQSQGKRNLASILSIDTPKVKDTVIHLEFPNSTNKIEVERNQYDLLAFIRKSLSNYDINLSITVNEVMEKQYAYTPIEKYEKLKEKNPNIELLKKTFNLDV
- a CDS encoding tRNA-(ms[2]io[6]A)-hydroxylase — protein: MLGLKLPTDPRWVNIVEKNIEEILTDHAFCEQKATSTAISLIVSFPEYTELVQEMVALVKEEISHFKMVHDKILERGWVLGRDRKDDYVIQLVKFFPKGGSRTTQLVHRLLYAALIEARSCERFRLLSEELEDKELAEFYRKLMISEANHYTMFLGFARKYGNKKEVDTKWQQLLEYEAKIMSDLGKKETVHG